A single region of the Selenomonas sp. oral taxon 920 genome encodes:
- a CDS encoding histidinol-phosphatase HisJ family protein has translation MTMFFDSHIHTEFSADSEMKAQDALREAERQGLGLVFTEHLDYDYPAAGREEFIFDPAAYWAAYEPLRAGGKLSLGVEMGMMASAREKNAAFLQRVPFDFVLASIHFLDVKDLYYPETFEGREKAEMYHEYFTVMRDEIYAHPFINTLAHIDYIARNSTFDNPEISYGEFSDEIDAVLRALIETDTAIEINTRRLGTPRGIKELAPIYRRYRELGGRYVTIGSDAHVPDGVGRNYHRARELACAFDLQIVAFRERKMQTCE, from the coding sequence ATGACGATGTTTTTCGACAGCCATATACATACGGAGTTCTCTGCTGATTCGGAGATGAAGGCGCAGGATGCGCTGCGTGAGGCGGAGCGGCAGGGACTCGGACTGGTCTTTACCGAGCATCTCGACTACGACTATCCGGCGGCGGGCAGGGAGGAGTTCATCTTCGATCCTGCGGCGTATTGGGCGGCGTATGAGCCGCTGCGCGCGGGCGGGAAGCTCTCACTCGGTGTTGAGATGGGCATGATGGCAAGTGCACGCGAAAAAAATGCCGCATTCCTGCAGCGTGTTCCGTTTGATTTTGTGCTTGCGTCGATTCACTTTCTGGACGTGAAGGATCTCTACTATCCGGAGACGTTCGAGGGCCGCGAGAAGGCGGAAATGTATCACGAATACTTCACCGTCATGCGTGATGAAATCTACGCGCATCCGTTTATCAACACGCTCGCGCATATTGATTACATCGCGCGCAATTCCACGTTTGACAATCCAGAGATCTCCTATGGTGAATTTTCGGACGAGATCGATGCCGTTCTGCGCGCTCTCATTGAGACAGATACAGCCATCGAGATCAATACGCGCCGTCTCGGCACGCCGCGCGGCATTAAGGAGCTTGCGCCCATCTACCGCCGCTACCGTGAACTCGGCGGACGCTATGTCACCATCGGCTCGGATGCCCATGTCCCCGATGGGGTCGGCCGAAACTATCACCGGGCACGTGAGCTTGCCTGCGCTTTTGATCTACAGATTGTTGCGTTCCGTGAGCGGAAGATGCAGACTTGTGAGTAA
- the rsmA gene encoding 16S rRNA (adenine(1518)-N(6)/adenine(1519)-N(6))-dimethyltransferase RsmA, which produces MNASIPVIADPKVTRHILSAFHLRASKRLGQNFLVDRGVVQGIVDAAELSPADTVLEIGPGIGTLTQGLAETGARVVAVELDKKLPAVLAETLKGYDNVTIVPGDILKLNISEILGLPNGSRFKVVANLPYYITTPILMTLLEQRLPIERLVTMVQKEVAVRMTARPGSKDYGALSVAVQYFTVPRMVMDVPPRSFLPAPEVTSAVIACHVQDVPTVQPADEKLFFRLVRAAFGQRRKTLLNALTGAGLTKEMSRAGLTAAGIAENMRGEQLSLADFARLSDAVGRLEQREG; this is translated from the coding sequence ATGAACGCAAGTATCCCCGTGATCGCCGACCCGAAGGTCACACGCCACATCCTCAGTGCATTTCACCTGCGTGCGAGCAAGCGGCTTGGGCAGAACTTCCTCGTGGACAGGGGCGTCGTGCAGGGGATTGTGGACGCGGCAGAACTCTCGCCTGCGGATACCGTGCTCGAGATTGGCCCCGGCATTGGAACGCTGACGCAGGGGCTTGCCGAGACGGGTGCGCGCGTTGTCGCTGTCGAACTCGACAAGAAACTCCCTGCCGTGCTCGCCGAGACGCTGAAGGGCTACGATAATGTGACGATTGTGCCGGGCGACATCCTGAAGCTGAATATCTCGGAAATTCTTGGGCTGCCGAACGGATCACGGTTCAAGGTTGTCGCGAATCTGCCGTACTATATCACAACACCGATCCTTATGACGCTCCTCGAACAGCGTCTTCCGATCGAGCGCCTTGTGACGATGGTGCAGAAGGAGGTCGCCGTCCGCATGACGGCGCGTCCCGGCTCAAAGGACTATGGTGCGCTCTCTGTCGCCGTACAGTATTTCACCGTGCCGCGCATGGTGATGGACGTGCCGCCGCGCTCCTTCCTGCCCGCGCCCGAGGTGACGAGTGCCGTCATCGCCTGTCATGTGCAGGATGTTCCGACGGTTCAGCCCGCCGATGAAAAACTCTTCTTCCGCCTTGTCCGTGCCGCATTCGGCCAGCGGCGCAAGACGCTCCTCAATGCGCTCACGGGGGCAGGCCTGACGAAGGAAATGAGCCGTGCAGGGCTTACGGCGGCGGGGATTGCGGAGAATATGCGCGGTGAGCAGCTCTCGCTTGCGGATTTTGCACGGCTCTCCGATGCGGTTGGGCGTTTGGAGCAACGGGAGGGATGA
- the wbaP gene encoding undecaprenyl-phosphate galactose phosphotransferase WbaP produces MQTRSQMSARMRRVCAPLLFMLFDYLAILFAEKMAFELHEIYGMLVGRTFHVPVPYLVFWIPLVFIAFLWGMQTYTKMQPILETVRKIFYAVLYAMIACILVLYFMQAGLLASRLYVILFGVLVLFSIYAARYILLKLLKTTHTLTKPVILIGAGRTAEQVLGFFDGDLGYRYEVIGILDDHPISKTLPQQFQLMGTLADAETIIRDSGVDTVIITAPGLEKQKIQCLLEDIQPYVRDISFVPDLVGIPLYNVEAQTLFSEQIMLLSLRNNLARRRNRLYKRFFDIIVGGLLCIALLPIILLISICIKIDSRGAVFFNAERIGKDEKIFTCYKFRSMHLNADAILEQYLRENPAAQMEWNTFAKLKGYDPRVTKVGRWIRKYSLDELPQIFNVVRGNMSLVGPRPYLPREKDDIGEYVSTITLTVPGITGFWQTSGRNDVSFAGRVAMDTWYVRNWSIWLDLAYLFKTAKIVFTGKGAY; encoded by the coding sequence ATGCAAACGAGATCGCAGATGTCGGCTCGCATGCGCAGAGTATGTGCTCCACTCCTTTTTATGCTCTTTGATTATCTTGCCATCCTGTTTGCGGAGAAAATGGCGTTCGAACTGCACGAGATTTACGGGATGCTTGTGGGACGCACCTTCCATGTACCCGTTCCCTATCTTGTCTTTTGGATACCGCTCGTATTCATTGCCTTTCTGTGGGGGATGCAGACCTATACGAAGATGCAGCCCATTCTGGAGACCGTGCGCAAGATTTTCTATGCTGTACTCTATGCGATGATTGCGTGTATTCTGGTGCTTTACTTCATGCAGGCAGGACTTCTCGCATCGCGTCTCTATGTCATCCTTTTCGGCGTTCTCGTCCTCTTTAGCATCTATGCCGCACGTTACATCCTGCTGAAACTCCTGAAAACAACGCACACCCTGACCAAGCCCGTCATCTTGATCGGCGCGGGCAGGACTGCGGAACAGGTGCTGGGCTTTTTCGACGGAGATCTCGGTTACCGCTATGAGGTCATCGGCATCCTCGACGACCACCCGATCTCCAAGACCCTGCCGCAGCAATTCCAGCTGATGGGTACGCTGGCGGACGCTGAGACGATCATCCGCGACTCCGGTGTCGATACGGTCATCATCACAGCGCCTGGCTTGGAAAAACAGAAAATACAGTGCTTATTGGAAGATATACAACCGTATGTGCGGGATATTTCTTTTGTCCCTGATTTAGTGGGAATTCCACTTTATAATGTTGAAGCACAAACGCTGTTCAGTGAACAAATTATGTTGCTGTCGCTCCGTAATAATTTGGCACGGCGGAGAAACCGGTTGTATAAGCGTTTTTTTGATATCATTGTGGGAGGATTGTTGTGCATTGCCCTTCTTCCCATCATTCTCTTGATTTCCATCTGCATCAAAATTGATTCCAGAGGTGCAGTATTTTTTAATGCAGAACGCATCGGGAAAGATGAAAAAATATTTACCTGCTATAAATTTCGCTCGATGCATTTAAACGCAGATGCTATTTTGGAACAGTATCTGCGTGAGAATCCCGCTGCGCAGATGGAATGGAACACATTTGCCAAGCTCAAGGGCTATGATCCGCGCGTGACTAAGGTGGGGCGGTGGATTCGTAAGTATAGTCTGGATGAATTGCCGCAGATCTTCAATGTCGTTCGGGGCAATATGAGCCTCGTAGGTCCGCGTCCCTATCTGCCGCGGGAAAAGGATGATATCGGTGAGTATGTTTCCACAATCACACTGACCGTTCCGGGGATTACTGGCTTTTGGCAGACAAGCGGCAGAAACGATGTGAGTTTTGCGGGGCGCGTTGCAATGGATACGTGGTATGTACGAAATTGGTCAATTTGGCTTGATCTGGCGTATCTGTTTAAGACGGCGAAGATTGTATTTACGGGAAAAGGAGCATATTAG
- the gmd gene encoding GDP-mannose 4,6-dehydratase, which translates to MKKALITGITGQDGSYLSELLLAKGYEVHGIIRRHSTPCMERIDHLLSDVQYDGRLFLHYGDLTDSSNAHALIREIQPDEVYNLAAQSHVAVSFEVPEYTAEATGVGTIRLLEAVRQSDLPIRFYQASTSELFGGLPDTAPQSETTPFYPKSPYGAAKLYSFWITKNYRESYDMFAVNGILFNHESPRRGETFVTRKITLAVARILAGKQEKLSLGNLAAKRDWGFAGDYVEGMWRMLQQDMPDDYVLATNETHTVREFAELSFRAAGIEIEWRGSGVGEKGYDAETGRLLVDVDPRYFRPAEVELLWGNPSKAERELGWQRKVSFADLVRMMVQADREKYGH; encoded by the coding sequence ATGAAAAAAGCATTGATTACAGGAATTACGGGGCAGGACGGTTCGTATTTGTCCGAGCTTCTGCTCGCAAAGGGCTATGAGGTACACGGTATCATTCGTCGGCATAGCACGCCATGCATGGAGCGGATCGATCATCTCCTGTCTGATGTTCAGTATGATGGGCGGCTCTTTCTCCACTACGGTGACCTGACGGATTCGAGCAATGCACATGCACTCATTCGTGAGATTCAGCCGGATGAGGTCTATAACCTCGCAGCGCAGTCCCATGTGGCGGTTTCGTTCGAGGTGCCGGAGTATACGGCAGAGGCGACGGGTGTCGGGACGATCCGCCTTTTGGAGGCGGTGCGACAGAGCGACTTGCCGATCCGTTTCTATCAGGCATCGACATCGGAGCTCTTCGGTGGGCTTCCGGATACGGCGCCGCAGAGTGAGACAACGCCGTTCTATCCGAAATCACCTTATGGAGCGGCAAAGCTCTACAGCTTCTGGATTACGAAGAACTACCGCGAATCCTACGATATGTTCGCAGTGAACGGGATTCTCTTTAACCACGAGTCACCGCGCCGTGGGGAGACCTTTGTCACGCGCAAGATCACGCTTGCTGTTGCCCGTATCCTTGCAGGGAAGCAGGAAAAACTTTCGCTCGGGAATCTGGCTGCAAAGCGCGACTGGGGCTTTGCAGGCGACTATGTTGAGGGCATGTGGCGGATGCTTCAGCAGGATATGCCGGATGACTATGTGCTTGCGACGAATGAGACGCATACGGTGCGCGAATTTGCGGAGCTGTCCTTCCGTGCAGCAGGCATCGAGATTGAATGGCGAGGAAGCGGTGTTGGGGAGAAGGGCTATGACGCAGAAACGGGGCGTCTGCTCGTCGATGTCGATCCGCGTTATTTCCGTCCTGCCGAGGTGGAGCTTCTCTGGGGAAATCCGTCGAAGGCGGAACGAGAGCTTGGATGGCAGCGCAAGGTGTCTTTCGCTGACCTCGTCCGCATGATGGTACAAGCGGATCGAGAGAAGTACGGACATTGA
- a CDS encoding glycosyltransferase family 2 protein codes for MKQLPKITILTASYNAAATIEQTIVSVVYQDYPNLEYIIIDGGSTDGTIDILKKYEKDGLRWISEPDRGLYDALNKGVGMASGEYIEVLGGDDALVDQNIISRIVHQIELNTDILCGQAWCVDEKSSMQFPYFNEMARNKETYQGGMVPHAAMFARKELLLQHPFDINYRIAADYKFFLQCYYDEMVRIQYSDEMVAFFSIAGISSDMQACHKEDNRIYEELGLPFHSPNDMLARPIKRRMKKALAAVGLFPIAKRLWIPVRRFLNTHIRWQKHQCTNPICRWCGRVE; via the coding sequence TTGAAGCAGTTACCCAAAATAACGATTCTTACAGCATCGTATAATGCAGCTGCAACGATTGAACAGACGATAGTAAGTGTTGTTTATCAGGATTATCCCAATCTTGAATACATCATAATTGATGGGGGCTCTACAGATGGAACGATTGATATTTTAAAGAAGTACGAAAAAGATGGACTGCGTTGGATTAGCGAACCGGATCGTGGGCTTTATGATGCGCTGAATAAAGGTGTTGGTATGGCATCGGGAGAGTATATAGAGGTTCTAGGCGGGGATGACGCGCTCGTGGATCAAAATATTATTTCTCGTATTGTGCATCAAATTGAATTGAATACGGATATCCTATGTGGTCAAGCATGGTGCGTAGATGAGAAGAGCAGTATGCAATTTCCGTATTTTAATGAGATGGCGCGAAATAAGGAGACATACCAAGGTGGAATGGTTCCCCATGCAGCGATGTTTGCTCGCAAGGAATTACTTCTGCAGCATCCTTTTGATATAAATTATCGTATTGCAGCAGATTATAAATTTTTTTTGCAGTGTTATTATGATGAAATGGTGCGAATACAATATAGTGATGAAATGGTCGCCTTTTTTTCGATAGCAGGCATAAGTTCCGATATGCAGGCCTGCCACAAAGAAGATAATAGGATTTATGAAGAGTTGGGATTGCCTTTTCATTCACCGAATGATATGCTTGCTCGGCCTATAAAGCGCAGGATGAAGAAGGCGCTTGCAGCAGTAGGCCTTTTCCCCATTGCTAAACGTCTCTGGATTCCTGTTCGGCGATTTCTTAACACGCATATCCGGTGGCAGAAACATCAATGTACAAATCCAATTTGTCGTTGGTGCGGACGTGTTGAATGA
- a CDS encoding glycosyltransferase family 9 protein, whose translation MPDVSLYRKVLFLETRNFGDAIIKSTLISQYGAGHPEQRVDLWAKKQFAGIFSRNTRINKFYTSGFPIAGMKSWNIITLARTIWTLRKERYDLAIDTMGDFRERLLLWLAHPKRIISIEREQGHPFNHLIRRGLSFLVEPVVIPKDMVNVYIQLAYLLKYLDVQKWTQEPNGLCASPPIIGIHPFASQKCRLWEWEKWNRLYRLLLEKGCVVQFFCSPAERAILEENIEIDQSSNIIAGDLQFFLEELRHIDLLICLDSFAVHASYSLGVRSIMLNGANDFHIWQTPLSSVVTGKFDCEYWPCYNKPKCTDYRCIRSINAEDVAQLAYTLLCR comes from the coding sequence ATGCCTGATGTAAGCCTGTACAGAAAAGTGTTATTTCTTGAAACGAGAAATTTTGGCGATGCGATTATAAAGAGCACGTTGATCTCTCAGTATGGTGCAGGACATCCGGAGCAGCGGGTCGATCTTTGGGCAAAGAAGCAGTTTGCAGGTATATTTTCAAGAAATACACGAATCAATAAATTTTATACCTCCGGATTTCCCATCGCCGGGATGAAGTCATGGAATATCATCACACTTGCGAGAACGATATGGACACTTCGTAAGGAACGTTATGACCTTGCAATTGATACAATGGGAGATTTTCGCGAGAGATTGCTCCTGTGGTTGGCTCATCCGAAAAGGATAATCAGTATTGAGCGAGAGCAGGGGCATCCCTTCAATCACCTGATTCGCCGAGGTTTATCGTTCCTTGTTGAGCCTGTCGTCATACCGAAGGATATGGTAAATGTCTATATCCAACTTGCATATTTACTAAAGTATTTAGATGTTCAAAAATGGACGCAGGAACCCAACGGGCTATGTGCTTCCCCTCCAATTATTGGAATACATCCTTTTGCCAGTCAGAAATGCAGATTATGGGAGTGGGAAAAATGGAATAGATTGTATAGATTATTGCTTGAAAAAGGCTGTGTTGTACAATTCTTTTGTTCCCCCGCAGAACGAGCAATTCTCGAAGAAAATATCGAGATTGATCAGAGTTCCAATATCATTGCGGGAGATCTGCAATTTTTTTTAGAAGAGCTTCGGCACATTGATTTGCTTATTTGTTTGGATAGTTTCGCTGTTCACGCTTCTTACAGTTTAGGCGTCCGCAGTATAATGTTGAATGGGGCTAATGATTTTCATATTTGGCAGACGCCTCTCAGCAGCGTTGTGACAGGAAAATTTGATTGTGAATATTGGCCATGTTACAATAAACCGAAGTGTACGGATTATAGGTGTATTCGCAGCATCAATGCAGAGGATGTGGCACAGCTTGCCTATACGCTTTTATGTAGATAA
- a CDS encoding AEC family transporter, producing the protein MLSNFFVALGGVVPLFCLMAVGVFVKRSRLLSEEELLHMNRMVFRVFFFFMMFYNIYISDPGTAFQPLLMLFGAGGVLLTALVFTGVVCRIEPDNARRGPMIQAVFRGNYVLMGIPLVSNIFGDAAIAVPTMMIAVIVPLYNVLGVLVLETFRGGRFDLLPILRSVLMNPMILGAIAGALCRLVQLPIPAPVLKPVAQIAAATTPVALIILGASFHGGSYQAHLRQLVFSVASRLVIVPAIVLPLAIALGFRNVELVTLIAVFATPCAVAGFAMAQQMQADAELAGNCVVYSSALACFTIFGWVFLLKMLEFF; encoded by the coding sequence ATGCTTAGCAATTTTTTCGTTGCGCTCGGTGGTGTTGTTCCCCTTTTCTGTCTCATGGCGGTCGGCGTATTTGTGAAGCGCTCGCGCCTTCTCAGTGAGGAAGAACTCCTGCATATGAACCGTATGGTCTTCCGCGTGTTCTTCTTTTTCATGATGTTCTACAACATCTACATCTCCGATCCGGGGACGGCATTTCAGCCGCTGCTCATGCTCTTCGGTGCGGGCGGCGTGCTGCTCACAGCACTCGTCTTTACGGGCGTTGTCTGCCGCATTGAGCCGGACAATGCGCGGCGCGGTCCGATGATCCAGGCGGTCTTTCGCGGCAATTATGTCCTCATGGGCATCCCGCTCGTCAGCAACATCTTCGGCGATGCGGCGATTGCGGTTCCAACCATGATGATTGCGGTCATCGTTCCGCTCTACAATGTACTCGGCGTGCTCGTGCTCGAGACCTTTCGCGGCGGACGGTTCGACCTCCTGCCGATCCTGCGCAGCGTACTTATGAACCCCATGATCCTGGGAGCGATTGCGGGTGCGCTGTGCCGCCTTGTGCAGCTGCCGATTCCTGCGCCCGTGCTGAAGCCAGTTGCGCAGATTGCGGCGGCGACCACGCCCGTCGCACTTATCATCCTCGGTGCATCCTTTCACGGTGGGAGCTATCAGGCGCATTTGCGCCAACTCGTCTTTTCGGTTGCCTCACGTCTCGTCATTGTACCCGCCATCGTGCTTCCACTTGCGATCGCCCTTGGCTTTCGTAATGTCGAGCTTGTGACGCTCATTGCCGTGTTTGCCACACCCTGCGCCGTTGCCGGCTTCGCCATGGCGCAGCAGATGCAGGCGGACGCGGAGCTGGCGGGCAACTGCGTCGTCTACAGCAGCGCCCTCGCCTGTTTTACAATTTTCGGATGGGTGTTTTTGCTCAAGATGTTGGAGTTCTTCTAA
- the rnmV gene encoding ribonuclease M5: MIKEVIIVEGKMDVRAVRRAVEADCIITDGFRLRSAAIKNIRAAYEKRGIIILTDPDTVGERIRARLTEMFPRARHAFVPAEDATNLSDGDIGIEQASPAAIRAALEKVRTPMDAPAEIFSMADMMQAGLTGTEDAAARRAHLGRRLGLGFANAKTFLRRLNTYGITREEFTSAIEEL, translated from the coding sequence TTGATTAAAGAAGTTATCATCGTTGAGGGAAAGATGGATGTGCGGGCAGTGCGGCGCGCGGTGGAGGCGGACTGCATTATCACCGACGGATTCCGTCTCCGCAGTGCGGCGATCAAGAACATCCGCGCCGCCTACGAGAAGCGCGGCATCATTATCCTCACCGACCCCGATACCGTGGGGGAGCGTATTCGCGCACGTCTCACGGAGATGTTCCCACGTGCTCGCCATGCCTTTGTTCCCGCAGAGGATGCGACGAATCTGAGCGATGGTGACATCGGCATCGAGCAGGCAAGCCCTGCGGCGATTCGCGCGGCTCTTGAAAAGGTGCGGACGCCGATGGATGCGCCCGCAGAGATCTTCTCAATGGCGGATATGATGCAGGCAGGACTTACGGGAACGGAGGATGCCGCTGCGCGCCGTGCACATCTCGGACGGCGGCTCGGACTCGGTTTTGCAAATGCCAAGACCTTTCTCCGTCGTCTCAATACGTATGGCATCACGCGCGAGGAATTTACATCTGCAATAGAGGAGCTATGA
- a CDS encoding glycosyltransferase, whose product MKTVLQIMTRKNYPISDGGQKCIAMHSRILKFLGADLHGVMGNVEDPCEDWHEHMTEFSNLLIFQRCHASVRKAPFRAIADYIFSGKPRNAQVLASEENKKQVMDYIAQNQIETVLLESPYAGEYIDYDRLKAKNIRIITFAHNVEYEFQKDVLSKFGFLSKLEINRTYHYEKVNLRKADRVISISPADYHLLQKEFQLDNIVYMPTPYLRSEHRWYDTNSEYIVFNGTLDFYPNYYSMKHFVSSVFYPFVERHPDIKLLITGKNQESVQKEFRHKNIEFTGFLAEEELYRLMQNCLFLVSPVIKGSGTKMKLVQGLSMGIPIIASTHCFDGVPFDEKQPVPYFVADTKEDYIRCMECLLSHRGEREQLSANADIFFKEQYDYRYNKKRWQELLF is encoded by the coding sequence ATGAAAACTGTCCTGCAAATTATGACGCGAAAAAATTACCCGATTTCGGATGGCGGTCAGAAGTGCATTGCAATGCACAGCCGTATTTTGAAGTTTTTAGGTGCGGATTTGCATGGCGTCATGGGAAATGTCGAAGATCCGTGCGAGGATTGGCATGAGCATATGACAGAATTCTCCAATCTGCTTATATTTCAAAGATGCCATGCGAGCGTAAGAAAAGCGCCTTTTCGAGCCATAGCGGACTATATATTTTCAGGGAAGCCAAGAAATGCGCAGGTCTTGGCTTCCGAAGAAAATAAAAAGCAGGTGATGGATTATATTGCGCAGAATCAAATCGAAACTGTCCTGTTAGAGTCTCCTTATGCCGGGGAATACATTGATTATGACCGCTTAAAGGCCAAGAATATACGCATCATCACGTTTGCGCATAATGTAGAATATGAATTTCAAAAAGATGTGCTGTCTAAGTTTGGCTTTTTATCAAAGTTGGAAATAAACCGTACCTACCACTATGAGAAAGTGAATTTAAGGAAAGCCGATCGGGTTATTTCTATTTCTCCTGCTGATTATCATCTTTTGCAAAAAGAGTTTCAATTGGACAATATTGTATATATGCCGACGCCTTACCTTCGCTCAGAGCATAGATGGTATGATACGAACAGTGAATATATTGTATTTAACGGCACGCTGGATTTTTATCCAAATTATTACAGCATGAAGCACTTTGTATCGTCGGTGTTTTATCCATTTGTCGAAAGGCATCCGGACATAAAACTTCTCATTACTGGAAAAAATCAGGAATCGGTTCAGAAGGAATTTCGGCATAAAAATATCGAATTTACAGGATTTCTTGCGGAAGAGGAACTGTATCGTCTTATGCAGAATTGCTTGTTCCTTGTTTCCCCGGTTATAAAAGGATCCGGGACAAAAATGAAATTGGTTCAGGGCCTTTCCATGGGAATTCCAATCATTGCTTCCACGCATTGTTTTGACGGTGTTCCCTTTGATGAGAAACAGCCTGTTCCATATTTCGTAGCGGATACGAAAGAGGATTATATTCGCTGTATGGAATGCTTGTTGTCACATCGCGGGGAACGCGAACAATTGTCTGCAAATGCAGACATTTTTTTCAAGGAGCAATACGATTATCGGTACAACAAAAAAAGATGGCAGGAATTGCTCTTTTGA
- a CDS encoding glycosyltransferase family 2 protein, with protein sequence MNITVITSVYNGEDTIKKTIESVLAQKVKPYEYLIVDGLSSDHTVEIAESYREAFENRGIIYNIVSEKDSGIYDAFNKGVRLAKGEYIAFLNADDWYTPTALKTVQETYAKTPFDFAYGTIQYMGTKGAILKKKSRLDSFVSSRNWNHPSSFVKKNLYLDAPFDLQFKAYADFDWFLKVRKRPIKIVIFPENEVIAHFQAGGTSINADFSKMMQRASEKAYAYRRNGYSRIYFFEAYGWEFVKYLFSVIFT encoded by the coding sequence ATGAACATTACAGTCATTACTTCTGTGTATAATGGTGAAGATACAATAAAGAAAACAATTGAGTCCGTCTTGGCACAGAAAGTGAAACCATATGAATACCTCATTGTTGACGGTTTATCTTCTGATCATACCGTAGAAATTGCAGAATCTTATCGTGAAGCCTTTGAAAATAGGGGAATAATATACAACATTGTTTCGGAAAAAGATAGTGGAATATACGACGCGTTCAATAAAGGTGTGCGCCTTGCAAAAGGGGAGTATATTGCTTTCTTGAATGCGGACGATTGGTATACGCCGACTGCTCTTAAGACAGTACAGGAAACGTACGCTAAGACACCTTTTGATTTCGCGTATGGTACGATTCAATATATGGGCACAAAGGGGGCAATCCTGAAAAAGAAATCACGCCTAGACAGTTTTGTATCCAGCAGGAATTGGAATCATCCCAGCAGCTTTGTTAAAAAGAATCTTTACTTGGATGCGCCATTTGATCTTCAGTTTAAAGCATATGCTGATTTTGATTGGTTCTTAAAGGTTCGAAAACGCCCTATTAAAATTGTTATCTTTCCAGAGAATGAAGTTATTGCTCATTTTCAAGCCGGCGGAACAAGCATCAATGCCGATTTTTCAAAAATGATGCAGCGCGCCTCAGAGAAGGCTTATGCTTATCGAAGAAATGGATACAGCAGGATCTATTTCTTTGAAGCATATGGGTGGGAGTTCGTGAAATACCTTTTTTCTGTTATTTTTACATGA